ACCGGCTCCTCGCCGTGAACGTCCGCCCGACCAAGCCCTACGGGGGCCGCCCGTCCGGCACCGTGACCACCCTGCGCGACTCCACCGAGCTCGCCGCGCTCTCCGGCCGGGCCGCGGTCGCCCGCGACCGGCTCCAGCTGCTCTACGACGCCGGCGTGCGCATCGGGACCACCCTGGACGTGGTCCGCACCGCCGAGGAACTCTCCGAGGTCGCGGTCCCGCGGTTCGCGGACTTCGTCACCGTCGAGCTGCTGGAGCCGGTGCTGCGCGGCGAGGAGCCCGGCGGCGGCACGCACACCGAGATGCGCCGGGCCGCCATCAGCGGGATCCGCGTCGATTCCCCGCTCCAGCCGGTGGGCGACGTCATCCGCTTCGTGGTGCCGACCGCGCCGATGGCAACGGCCCTGGACGCCGGGCGGGCGGTGCTCGCCGCCGATCTGACCGCCGCCTTCGGCTGGCGGGCCCAGGACCACGACGGCACCCGGGTGGCCCTGGACTACGGACTGCACTCGCTGATCTCCGTACCGCTCCAGGCCCGCGGGGTGGTCCTCGGCATGGCCAACTTCTGGCGGGCCGACACCCCCGAGCCCTTCGACGACGAGGACCTGTCCTTCGCCGAGGAGCTGGCGGCGCGGGCCGCGGTCTCCATCGACAACGCCCGCCGGTTCACGCGCGAGCACGCCGTGGCGGTGACCCTCCAGCGCAGCCTGCTGCCGCGGGTGCTGCCCGATCTGAGCGCCGTGGACGTCGCGTTCCGGTACCTGCCCGCGAAGGCGGGGGTGGGCGGGGACTGGTTCGACGTGATCCCGCTCGCCGGGGCCCGGGTCGCGCTGGTCGTCGGCGACGTGGTGGGGCACGGGGTGCACGCCGCCGCCACCATGGGCCGGCTGCGGACCGCCGTGCACAACTTCTCCACGCTCGACATGCCGCCCGACGAGCTGCTGGGCCACCTCGACGAGCTGATCGACCGGATCGACCAGGACGAGTCCTCGGCCGACGAGGATTCCGGGGAGGGCGAGTCCTCGAGCGTCACCGGCGCCACCTGTCTGTACGCGGTGTACGACCCGGTGTCCGGCCGCTGCGCCGTGGCCAGCGCCGGCCACCCCGGCCCGGCCCTGGTCGGGGCCGACGGGCGGGTCGAGTATCCCGAGCTGCCGATCGGGCTGCCCCTGGGCGTCGGCGGGATGCCCTTCGAGGCCGTGGAGCTGCAGCTGCCCGAGGCGAGCCGGCTCGTGCTGTTCACCGACGGGCTGCTGGAGGACCGCGACCGGGACTTCGACACCGGCCTCGACCTGCTGACCGAGGCCCTGTCCCGGCCGGACCGCAGCCCCGACCAGGCCTGTTCCGACGTACTGTCCGCGCTGCTGTTCCCGGCGCCGAGCGATGACATCGCCCTGCTCATCGCCGACACCCGGCGGCTCCCGGCCGAGCGGATCGCGGAGTGGGAGGTGTTCCCGGACCCCTCGGACGTGTCCCGGGTCCGCCGCGCGGGCTCCGCGCAGCTCACCGCGTGGGGCCTGGGGGACGTCACCTTCACCGCCGAGCTGATCCTCAGCGAGCTGATCACCAACGCGATCCGCTACGGGACCCCGCCGATCCGGGTCCGGCTGCTCCGCGACCGCACCCTGATCTGCGAGATCTCCGACGGCAGCAGCACCTCGCCGCACCTGCGCTACGCGGCCACGACCGACGAGGGCGGGCGCGGCCTGTTCCTCGTCGCCCAGTACGCCGAGCGCTGGGGCACCCGCTACACGGACCGAGGCAAGGTGATCTGGGCGGAGCTCCCCCTGACGGGCGCGGCCGAGCCGGCACCCCCGGCTGTACTGGACCTGGACGCCCTGGAGGACCTGGCCTGGTAGCGGACGGCGGTCACGGGCTCTGGAGCCGGGCGGCCAGCCGGGCCTTCGCCTGCGGCCATTCGCCGGCCAGCAGGGAGAAGTACACGCTGTCGCGCCAGGTGCCGTCCGGGCGCCGGCGGTGGCGGCGCAGGACGCCTTCGCGCTGCGCTCCGAGGCGGGCGATCGCGGCCTGGGAGCGGGTGTTGAGGTGGTCCGTCTTGAGCTGGACCCGGCCCATGCCGAGGTCCTCGAAGGCGTGGGTGAGCAGGAGCAGCTTGGACTCGGTGTTGACGGCGCTGCGCCAGTAGGCGCGCCCGTACCAGGTCCAGCCGATCTCCAGGCGTTCGTCGGCCGCGCTGATGTCCATGTACGTGGTCCAGCCGGCGGCCCGGCCGCTTTCCAGGTGGATGACGGCGAAGGGAACGTACTCGCCGCGCTCCGCGTCCTCCAGCAGTGCGTCGAGCGTGGCGCCCAGCTCCTGCTCCGTCCGCGGCGCGCCGCCCACCCAGCGCCAGACCTCCTCGTCACCGCCTCCGGCCGCGTAGAGGTCGGGGAGGTGGCTCCTGGTCAGCGGCTCCAGGCGGACGTGGCGGCCGGTGAGCGTGATGGGGGACGGCGACTTGGCAGGCATGGGAGAAACGGTAGCCGCTCATTGCGCTAGATACAAACAATTATTGCACTAGTACATTCACTGCATCCGCGCCAGCAGCACCGCCACGTCGTCCTGCGGGGCCTCCGGGAGGAGACGCGCCAGGATCGTGTCGCACAGGGTCTCCAGGGGCTCTCCCCCGCCCCTCAGGGCGTCCGCCAGCCCCGCCATGCCCTCGTCCAGGTCCCGGTCCCGGGACTCGATGAGGCCGTCCGTGTAGAGCACGAGCAGGCTGCCCGGCTCGAGCCGCACCTCCTCCGTGCGGAACTCCCGCCCGCCCGTGCCGAGCGGGGTTCCCGGCGGGCCCTCCAGGAAGGTCACGGCCCCGGCCGCCGTGACCACGGCCGGCGGCGGGTGGCCGGCGCGGGCGATGACGCACGCGCCCGTCACCGGGTCGTGGACGGCGTAGACGCACGTGGCCATCTCGTCCTCACCGAGGTCGGCCACCACGGCGTCCAGCGACCGGAGCATCTGCTCCGGGGTCACCTGATGCCGCGCCAGGGTCCGTACGGCGGTGCGCAGTTGGCCCATGACCGCGGCCGCGTGGATGCCGTGGCCCATCACGTCGCCGATCACCAGGCCGGTCCGGCCGTCCGGCAGCTCGATGACGTCGTACCAGTCCCCGCCGACGTCGTGGTCGCTGGCCGGGAGGTAGCGGCCGGTCAGCTCCAGGCCGGCGACCTCGGGCAGCGCGTTGTTGGTGAGGCTGCGCTGGAGCGTCAGGGCCGCCGCGCGCTGGGTGGTGTACATCCGGGCGTTGTCGATGTTCAGCGCGGCCCGGGCCACCACCTCGTCGATGAGCACGCAGTCCTCGTGGTCGAAGGGATCGCGCCCGCGCACCCGGGTCACCACCACCACTCCGAGCACCCGGCCGCGGGCCACCAGCGGGACCATCCGGGCGCAGCCCAGGGTGGCCAGGTAGGCGCGCAGCGCGGCCGCGCGCGGATCCTTGATCAGGGCCGGGATGTCGGCCGTGAACAGGTTCATGGGCTGGCCGTCGGTGATGACCTGCTCGTAGGCGGTGTGCGCCGGGATCTGGAAGGTCTGCCCGGCGACCAGTTTGGCGGTCGGGGCGGCCGGGTCCGGGAAGAGGGCGGCGAGGCGGCGCAGCAGGCCCCGGGTGGACGCGCCGGCCTCGTCCGGGTCCAGTACGGCTTCCAGCAGCTGTACGTCGGCCGAGTCCGCGAGCTGCGGTACCAGCACCTCCACGATCTCCTGGGCCGTCTGCCCCAGGTCCAGCGTGGTGCCGATGCGGGTGCCGGCCTCGGAGAGCAGGGCGAACCGGCTGCGCGCCCGCTCCGCCTCGGCCTGGGCGCGCTGCCCGTCGGTGATGTCGATGAGGGAGGCGATCAGGCCGAGCGGCCGCCCGGACCCGTCCAGCAGCGGGGCGTAGGAGCAGGACCAGGTCCGGTCGTGGTCGGGGTCGGCGGGGGTGCGGCCGGTGCGCCGGACGTCCACGACGGCGGAGCCGCATTCCAGCACCTTGGCCATGAGCCGTTCGAGCGCGGCGGCATTGACCCCGGGCACGACCTCGGTGAGCCGTTTGCCGACGTGCTCGGCGGCGGACACCCCGTTCATCCGGGCGAGGGCGTCGTTGACGCGCAGGAAGCGCAGGTCCGGGCCGAGGGTGCCGAGGCCGATCGGTGACTGGGTGAACAGGCTCTGCAGCGCGGCGAGCGAATCGCGCATCCGCAGGACCTCGGAGGTCTCCACGGCGATCAGCATGGAACCGGTGCGCCCCTGCGGATCCGGTGAGGGCAGGATCCACATCTCCATCGGGACCTGGTGTCCGTCGCGGTGGCGCACGGGCAGGGTGCCGACGACCGTCTCCCCGGCCTGGACCCGGCGGGTCAGCTGGTCGGCGAGCTCGTGGTTGGCGTCGGGGACGAGCACGTCGGAGCCCGGCCGGCCGAGGATGTCCTCGGGGCGGTGGCCCAGCAGGTCCTGGGCGGCCAGCGACCATTCGACGACGAGCCCGTCGGCGTCTTCCCGCCACAGGGCGATCGGCAGCAGCTCGCTCAGTACGCCCGCGTACCCGACAGCAGCCACCGGCTGGTCCGGTACCTCGCTCGTCTCCTGGTACGTGTCCAATGCACCGACCTCACCCCAGGGGGCCCTATTCCTACCGATTCACCCTATCCGAGCCTTCACCGCCCGGCGCTGTGTCGGGCCGGACGGCATCCCGCTACCGGGCTGTTACTCCCAGTCGTCCCAGGGCGGGTCGATGTCCTCGTCCTCCGGACCGAAGAGCGACTCCTCCGCCCGCGGGCTCGGCGGGGACTGCGCGGGCACGGCGGCGGAGGTGACCGCCACGGCCCGGGCGGCCGGCGGGGCGGTCGCCGGGGCGGCTGCGGCTGGCGTCGCCGTGGCCCCCGCGCCCGGCTCGGGCTGCGCGCCGCCCAGGGTCCGCAGGATGCCCTCGGCGTACTTGGCGAGCTTCGCCTCGCCGACACCGCTGATCGTGCCCAGTTCCGCGACCGTTCCGGGCAGCTGGGTCGCGATCTCCCGCAGCGTCGCGTCGTGGAAGACGACGTACGCCGGAACGCCCTGCTCCTTCGCGGTCTCGGCGCGCCACGCACGGAGGGACTCGAACACCGGTACGGCGGCTGCCGGCAGGTCGACCGGGACCCGGCCGCCCTTCCCGGAGCGCGATCCGCCGGACTCCCTGCGGGAGGAGCCGGCCGGCGGCGCCGTCTCCTTGCGCATCGGGACGCTCCGGCGCCCGCCCAGCACCTCGCCGCTGGCCTCGGTCAGCACCAGCGTGCCGTAGTCGCCCTCGACCGCCAGCAGTCCGAGCGCCAGCAGCTGCCGGACGACCCCGCGCCATTCGGTGGTGCCCAGGTCCGCCCCGATGCCGAACACCGAGAGCCCGTCGTGGTCGAACTGGATGACCTTGGCGGTCTTCTTGCCCTGCAGGATGTCGATGATCTGGCCGGCGCCGAACTTCTGGCGCCGTTCCTTGGCCAGCCGCCACACCGTGGACAGCAGCTTCTGCGCCGGGACCGTCCCGTCCCAGGACTCTGCGGGCGTCAGGCAGGTGTCGCAGTTCCCGCAGTCCGGCGCACCGGTCTGCCCGAAGTACGCCAGCAGCCGCACCCGGCGGCAGCCGACCGTCTCGCACAGCGCGAGCATCGCCTCCAGGTGTCCGGCCAGCGCGCGGCGGTGCGCTTCGTCGCCCTCGGAGCCCTCGATCATCTTGCGCTGCTGCACCACGTCCTGGAGCCCGTACGCCAGCCAGGCCGTGGCCGGTTCCCCGTCGCGGCCGGCACGGCCGGTCTCCTGGTAGTAGCCCTCGACCGATTTGGGCAGGTCCAGGTGGGCCACGAACCGCACGTCCGGCTTGTCGATGCCCATGCCGAACGCGATCGTGGCCACCACCACGACCCCGTCCTCGCGCAGGAACTTCGACTGGTTGGCCGCGCGCGTCCGGGAGTCCATGCCCGCGTGGTAGGGCACGGCGTCGATGCCCTGCTCGACCAGGGCCGCCGCCGTCTTCTCCACCGAGGCCCGCGAGAGGCAGTAGACGACCCCGGCGTCCCCGGGGTGCTCGGTGCGGATCAGCTCCAGCAGCTGCTTGAGCGGGTTGTTCTTCGCCACGATCCGGTACTGGATGTTCGGCCGGTCGAAGCCGGCCACGAAGTGACGGGCCTCCTCCAGGCCGAGGCGCGCCGCGATCTCGGCGTGCGTGGCCTCGGTGGCCGTCGCGGTCAGCGCGATCCGGGGCACCTTGGGCCAGCGCTCGTGCAGCATGGACAGCGCGAGGTAGTCGGGCCGGAAGTCGTGGCCCCACTGGGCGACGCAGTGCGCTTCGTCGATGGCGAAGAGCGAGACCGTGCCCCGGTCGAGCAGCCGCTGCGTCCCTTCGGTGCGCAGCCGCTCGGGTGCCAGGTAGAGCAGATCGAGCTCGCCGTCGAGGAAGGCCTGCTCGACCGCGCGCCGGTCGTCGGACAGCTGCGTCGAATTGAGGAACCCGGCCCGCACTCCGAGCGCGTTGAGGGCGTCCACCTGGTCCTGCATCAGGGCGATCAGCGGGGAGATCACCACTCCGGTGCCCGCTCTGACCAGCGCCGGGATCTGGTAGCAGAGCGATTTGCCGCCGCCGGTGGGCATCAGCACGAGCGCGTCGCCGCCACCGGCCACGTGCTCGATGATCTGCTGCTGCTCGCCGCGGAACGAGTCGTACCCGAAGACGCGGTGGAGCACCTGCTGTGCGTCGGGGATCTCGACGGCTGCCTCGGAAGTGGTCATCCCAGAAGCCTAGCGACCTCCTCGGACACATCCGCCCGGATCCGCTCGACCCTGTGGATATCCGGGAGGGACCTCACGGTCCCGCACCCGGGCGGCGCGGCCGGGCGCCCCGACGGCCCGACCGGTGACACAGTGGAGGATCTCCCGTATCTCCCGGTCTCCGAGAGGAACACGCGATGTGGCAGCCCGACGGGTGGGACGTGCGCGTCCGCCTCGGCGTCCTCACCCCGCACGCCGATGTCGGCCCCGAGTCGGAGCTGCGTGCCATGGCTCCGGCCGACGTGGGCGTGCACGCCGCGCGGGTGCCGTTCCGCGCGATGGGGCGCGGCGGCGCGATGGACCCCACCATTCCGCTCGCCCCCGTACGGGCCTTCGCCGAGCCCCCGCACGTGGACGACGCCGCCGAGCTGCTGGCGGCCGCCCCGGTGTCGGTGATCGCCTACGCCTTCACCAGCTCCGCCTACGTCATCGGCCCGCGCGGGGAGGGGTACATGCTGGACCGGCTGCGCGAGCGCACCCACGGGCTTCCCGTGGTGGCCACCTGCGCCGCCACCGCCGAGGCGCTGCGGGCGCTGGACGCCGGCCGGATCGCCCTCGTGGACCCGCCGTGGTTCGACGAGACGCTGAGCGATCTGGGCCGGGGCTACTACGAGGACGCCGGGTTCGAGGTCCCGTACGCCGCCCCCTGCGGCCTCCCCAGCGGGCAGACCCTCATCGGGCCGCGGGCGCTGCACGACTGGGTGGCCTCGCACGTCCCCGACACCGCGGACGCGGTCGTGATCGGCGGCAACGGCTTCCGCGCGGTCGGGGCGATCGCGGCCCTGGAGGCCACCCTGGGCCGCCCGGTCCTGACCGCGAACCAGGCGCTCCTCTGGGCGGCCCTGCGCGCGGCGGCCACCCCGACCACCCCCGTCACGGCCTACGGCCGGCTGTTCTCGACGGCCTGAGGGCCGTGGCGCCTCCCTTGCCGCCTGGGCGCCGTGCGCCGAGCCGAAATATGATGAGCCCGGGTCTTTCGCGCAGCGGAAGCAGAGGCACATGGACGTGGACGTATCCCGGAGCGGTCCGTGACCCCGCGTCGGCCTCCCCGGCCGGCCAGCGCGGATCTGCTGAGCATGCTGGGCCGGCTCACCGCCCAGGCGCGGGAAGGCGCCGAGCTGCAGCGGGCCCGGGTGGAGCTGGCCGAGGCCCTGCAGCGCGAGTTGCTGCCCGCCTCCCTGCCCGTGGCGCCGGGGCTGAGGGCCGCGGCCCGGTACGCGCCCGCCCGGCGCGGCCTGGACATCGGCGGTGACTGGTACGACGGCTTCCGGGTGGCGGGCGGGGCGCTCGCCTTCTCCATAGGCGACGTACAGGGGCACGATGTGGCGGCCACCGCCTTCATGGGGCAGGTCCGGGTGTGTCTGCGCGCCGTGGCCTCCGTCGTCCTCGATCCCGGCGAGGTGCTGAGCCAGGCCAATGACGTGCTGCTCTCCATGGACAGCGAGCTGTTCGCGACCTGCAGTCTGCTCCGCTTCGATCCGCGGACGTGGGAGCTCCAGACGGCCCGCGCCGGCCACGTCCCCACCGTCTGGGCCACCGTCGACGGCCGGTACGGCATCGCCGAGGACGCCGGCGGTCCGCCGCTGGGCACGGTCCCCGGGGCCCGGTACCCGGTGACCCGCCGGAGGCTGACGGAGGCGGGCTCCATCGTCCTGGTCACCGACGGGGTGGTCGAAGGGCCGTCGTTCCCGATCGAGGCGGGGCTGGAGCGCGTGGCCCGGATCGTCGGGGAGGCGGCGGGGAGCGATCCCGACGAGCTGGCCGCCGAGGTGATGAAGGTGACCGATTTCACCGGCCACGCCGACGACGCCGCAGTGCTCGTCCTCAGCCACGACGCGGCCGGACCCCGCTAGGCCCCCGGCAACCGGCCACCCGTCCACGCGTGTCACGCCCTGCCGGGAGGCGCGGACCGTTGTCTGATGCAGGGGTGCGCACCGTGGAATGGCGACGTCCGGCCGGAACCCTCCTTCGGATCCTCGGGGTCGCCGTCGCCTACTACGCGACCGGTCGGCTCGGCCTGCGGCTGCACGTGAGCGTCGAGGGGGCGGTGGTCACGCCCCTGTGGCTGCCGACCGGGATCGCCCTCGCCTGCCTGCTGTGGTTCGGGCCCCGGATCTGGCCCGGCCTGGCGCTCGGGACCTACCTCTCCATCGAGCGGATCAGTGCCTTCGACCTCGTCGATCTCGGCATCATCGCGGGCAACACCCTCGCTCCGCTGTGCGCCTACGCGATGCTGCGCCGGGTGGGCTTCCGCCCCGAACTGGACCGGCTGCGGGACGGGCTGGCCCTGGTCTTCCTCGGCGGCCTGCTGCCGATGCTGATCAGCTCCACCACCGGGACCTGGACGCTGGTGCTCACCGGCGACCTGCCGGTGGCGAGCTTCTGGCCGGTGTGGTCGGCCTGGTGGGCCGGCGACACGATGGGCGTCCTCCTGCTGACCCCGCTGCTGCTGGTCCTGCGCCGGGCCCGGCTGCCCCGGGACCCGTACCGGGTGGCCGAGGCGGCGGCCCTGGCGGTCACGGTCGGCGCCGTCACCCTCACGGCCACCCGCAGCTCCCTGTCCCTGCTCTTCCTCGTCTTCCCGCTGCTCATCTGGGCCGCGGTGCGCTTCCGGCTCCCCGGCGCCGCACCGTGTGCCCTGCTCGTGTCCGTCCTGGCGATCACGGCGGCGACCGACCGGGCCGGGCCCTTCGCCGGCCACACCCTCCTGGAGATCATGGTCAACCTCCAGGCGCTCAACGGGGCGGCCGCCCTGACCGCGCTGCTGCTGGCGGCCCTCGTCACGGAGCAGGACGACATCCGCCAGAAGATCGAAGAGGTCTGCGAGGACCTGGCCGAGGTGGTGGCCCGCCTGGCCCCGCCGAAGGAATGACAGACGGCAGAACAAACCCTTGACTAAGACGAAATAGGGAGGAAACTCATCAATACACCGGAATACCGGATAGAGCCGCACCTCCTTCTGGAGACGTCCAGAAGCCCGCGTGACCCTTTTCCAGGCTCTGGCCAGGCCCCCGGCAGAAGTTGTCGACCAGGGGAGCCATCGGCGACGGCGGATGGCTCATGGAATCGACGACCTGCCGGGGACTGTCTTGTCCGCCTTGTCCGCCTTGTCCGCGGACCCTAGGCCGGCAGGATCACCCGCGGCGCGTCGGCCGTGTCGAGCACCGCCGCGATCCCCTGCGCGAGGCGGGGAATGCTGTTCGCCGGGATTCCCGCGATGTTGATCCGCCCCGAGGTGGTGCCGTAGACGGCGTACTGGCGGCGAAGCCTGAGCATCTGCTGCGGCGTGAGCGGCAGCATGGAGAACATCCCCTTCTGCCGTGCCAGCGACCGCGCCTGCTCCGCTCGGCCCAGCGCGCTCAAGTGGGCGACCAGATCGGCCCGGTTGGCCATGATCCGGCCCCGCATGACGTCCAGTTCCGCCCGCCAGGCGGCCCGTAGGCCCTCGTCCTCCAGGATCGTGGTCACGACGGCCGCGCCGTGCTCGGGCGGCATGGAGTAGAGCGTCCGGGCCGCGTTCTGCAGGGCCGTCTCGGCGTGCCGCACGGACCGGGCCGAGGCGCCGAGAACGATCGCGCAGCCGACGCGGTCGCTGTAGAGGCCGAAGTTCTTGGAGCAGCTGACCGCGATCAGCATTTCCGGTACGCGCTCCGCCAGCATCCGCGTGGCCAGCAGGTCGGCCTCCAGGCCGTCGCCGAGCCCGTGATAGGCGAGGTCGACGAAGGGCACCCAGCCGACGCGGGCGGCGGACTCGGCCAGCGCCTCCCAGTCGTCGAGGAGGGGGTCCACACCCGTGGGGTTGTGGCAGCACCCCTGGAGCAGGACGACGTCGTCCCGCCGGGCCTCGCGCAGTTCCCGCAGCACGCCCGCCGTGTCGAAGCCGCCCTCGGCGTCGCGCCAGCCGTACGGACGGACCTTCAGCCCGGCGGCCTCCAGGATGGGCCGGTGGTTGACGTACGCCGGATCGCTGACCCACACCGTGGTGCCCGGGCGGGTGCGCCAGATCAGATCGGCCAGCAGCCGCAGTGCGCCGGAGCCCGCGACGGTCTGGACGGCCGCGGCCCGGTCGGCCGCTCCGCCCGGGCCGGGGCCCAGGACCAGGTCCAGCAGGGAGCGGTTGAAGGCGGCGTTGCCGGAGAGCCCGCGGTACTCCTTGGACTCCGAGCGCTCCGCCAGGCGTATCTCGGCCTCGCGCACGGCGGCCATGACGGGCGTGGTTCCCGTCTGGTCCCGGTAGACCCCGAGGACGAGGTTCAGGCGTTCGGGCCGGTCGTCCGTGCCGAACTCGTAGGTCAGGTCCCACAGCGGGTCGGTGGGCGGCGGCGGGAGGAGCTCAAGCATCTGCGGGCACCTTGGGTCGTGGGCGGCGGTTGGCGAGGACGACGCCGGCGGTGATGAGGGGAACGCCGATGAGCACGGCGGTGGTCGGCGACTCGCCGAGCAGCGGGACGGCGAGCAGGACGACGGCGACGGGGCTGAGGCTGCCGACGACGGAGCTGCGCTCGGCGCCCAGCCTGCGGATGGCGAAGGCGTACAACAGGCCCGCGCACAGCCCGACTCCGAGCCCTTGCACCACCAGGAACAGCGCGATGTCGCTGCCCGCGGCATGCGCGATGCCCGTCGGCAGCACCCCGGTCAGGACCAGGACCCCGACCACCGCGAAGGAGGGCAGGCACAGCAGCCCGATCGATCCGACGGGGTCGAGGTCCACCTCGCGCAGGCCCACCGTGTAGAGGGCCCACAGCCCGCTGGCGACCAGGAGGATGCCGGAGCCGGCCAGCACGTCGGTGTCCACCGGGACGGCGTAGCGCCAGACGAGGGCGACCACACCGGCCGCGATCAGCGCGAGCCCGACGGACTGCGTCCCCCGGGGCAGGCCGTGGCCGCGGCGGACCATGATCGCGGAGACGAACAGCGGGACCATCCCGGGGACGATCGAGCCGACGAAGGCGGCGGAGGTCAGCGCGCCGCCGTGCATCGCCGCCAGGAAGAAGGGCACCCCCGCGCCACAGACGATCTTGAGTGCGACGCCCGGCCGCACCGCGGCGATGCGTCGGCGGCGCCGCCACAAGGCCGGGAGCAGGACGAGGAGGGGGACGCCGAACCTCAGCAGGGCCGCGTCGGCCGGCAGGAGGGAGGAGGCGCTCAGGGCGCGGGCGCTGAGCGCGAAGGCCGCCCAGATCGCCACGGTCAGCAGGAGGGCCAGCATGCCCTCGGCCTGCGGGGAGAGCCCGAACCGGCCGGGGTGT
This genomic interval from Streptomyces sp. NBC_00193 contains the following:
- a CDS encoding SpoIIE family protein phosphatase, producing the protein MDTYQETSEVPDQPVAAVGYAGVLSELLPIALWREDADGLVVEWSLAAQDLLGHRPEDILGRPGSDVLVPDANHELADQLTRRVQAGETVVGTLPVRHRDGHQVPMEMWILPSPDPQGRTGSMLIAVETSEVLRMRDSLAALQSLFTQSPIGLGTLGPDLRFLRVNDALARMNGVSAAEHVGKRLTEVVPGVNAAALERLMAKVLECGSAVVDVRRTGRTPADPDHDRTWSCSYAPLLDGSGRPLGLIASLIDITDGQRAQAEAERARSRFALLSEAGTRIGTTLDLGQTAQEIVEVLVPQLADSADVQLLEAVLDPDEAGASTRGLLRRLAALFPDPAAPTAKLVAGQTFQIPAHTAYEQVITDGQPMNLFTADIPALIKDPRAAALRAYLATLGCARMVPLVARGRVLGVVVVTRVRGRDPFDHEDCVLIDEVVARAALNIDNARMYTTQRAAALTLQRSLTNNALPEVAGLELTGRYLPASDHDVGGDWYDVIELPDGRTGLVIGDVMGHGIHAAAVMGQLRTAVRTLARHQVTPEQMLRSLDAVVADLGEDEMATCVYAVHDPVTGACVIARAGHPPPAVVTAAGAVTFLEGPPGTPLGTGGREFRTEEVRLEPGSLLVLYTDGLIESRDRDLDEGMAGLADALRGGGEPLETLCDTILARLLPEAPQDDVAVLLARMQ
- the recQ gene encoding DNA helicase RecQ; its protein translation is MTTSEAAVEIPDAQQVLHRVFGYDSFRGEQQQIIEHVAGGGDALVLMPTGGGKSLCYQIPALVRAGTGVVISPLIALMQDQVDALNALGVRAGFLNSTQLSDDRRAVEQAFLDGELDLLYLAPERLRTEGTQRLLDRGTVSLFAIDEAHCVAQWGHDFRPDYLALSMLHERWPKVPRIALTATATEATHAEIAARLGLEEARHFVAGFDRPNIQYRIVAKNNPLKQLLELIRTEHPGDAGVVYCLSRASVEKTAAALVEQGIDAVPYHAGMDSRTRAANQSKFLREDGVVVVATIAFGMGIDKPDVRFVAHLDLPKSVEGYYQETGRAGRDGEPATAWLAYGLQDVVQQRKMIEGSEGDEAHRRALAGHLEAMLALCETVGCRRVRLLAYFGQTGAPDCGNCDTCLTPAESWDGTVPAQKLLSTVWRLAKERRQKFGAGQIIDILQGKKTAKVIQFDHDGLSVFGIGADLGTTEWRGVVRQLLALGLLAVEGDYGTLVLTEASGEVLGGRRSVPMRKETAPPAGSSRRESGGSRSGKGGRVPVDLPAAAVPVFESLRAWRAETAKEQGVPAYVVFHDATLREIATQLPGTVAELGTISGVGEAKLAKYAEGILRTLGGAQPEPGAGATATPAAAAPATAPPAARAVAVTSAAVPAQSPPSPRAEESLFGPEDEDIDPPWDDWE
- a CDS encoding MASE1 domain-containing protein, with product MRTVEWRRPAGTLLRILGVAVAYYATGRLGLRLHVSVEGAVVTPLWLPTGIALACLLWFGPRIWPGLALGTYLSIERISAFDLVDLGIIAGNTLAPLCAYAMLRRVGFRPELDRLRDGLALVFLGGLLPMLISSTTGTWTLVLTGDLPVASFWPVWSAWWAGDTMGVLLLTPLLLVLRRARLPRDPYRVAEAAALAVTVGAVTLTATRSSLSLLFLVFPLLIWAAVRFRLPGAAPCALLVSVLAITAATDRAGPFAGHTLLEIMVNLQALNGAAALTALLLAALVTEQDDIRQKIEEVCEDLAEVVARLAPPKE
- a CDS encoding GNAT family N-acetyltransferase, coding for MPAKSPSPITLTGRHVRLEPLTRSHLPDLYAAGGGDEEVWRWVGGAPRTEQELGATLDALLEDAERGEYVPFAVIHLESGRAAGWTTYMDISAADERLEIGWTWYGRAYWRSAVNTESKLLLLTHAFEDLGMGRVQLKTDHLNTRSQAAIARLGAQREGVLRRHRRRPDGTWRDSVYFSLLAGEWPQAKARLAARLQSP
- a CDS encoding aspartate/glutamate racemase family protein, encoding MWQPDGWDVRVRLGVLTPHADVGPESELRAMAPADVGVHAARVPFRAMGRGGAMDPTIPLAPVRAFAEPPHVDDAAELLAAAPVSVIAYAFTSSAYVIGPRGEGYMLDRLRERTHGLPVVATCAATAEALRALDAGRIALVDPPWFDETLSDLGRGYYEDAGFEVPYAAPCGLPSGQTLIGPRALHDWVASHVPDTADAVVIGGNGFRAVGAIAALEATLGRPVLTANQALLWAALRAAATPTTPVTAYGRLFSTA
- a CDS encoding PP2C family protein-serine/threonine phosphatase, with the protein product MTPRRPPRPASADLLSMLGRLTAQAREGAELQRARVELAEALQRELLPASLPVAPGLRAAARYAPARRGLDIGGDWYDGFRVAGGALAFSIGDVQGHDVAATAFMGQVRVCLRAVASVVLDPGEVLSQANDVLLSMDSELFATCSLLRFDPRTWELQTARAGHVPTVWATVDGRYGIAEDAGGPPLGTVPGARYPVTRRRLTEAGSIVLVTDGVVEGPSFPIEAGLERVARIVGEAAGSDPDELAAEVMKVTDFTGHADDAAVLVLSHDAAGPR
- a CDS encoding SpoIIE family protein phosphatase, with the translated sequence MTGRFGLPRGSGGAPEDRPPPEDGSPPGIGPGHAPGHAPGVGPAHGPGRSRLRRLAHRLTRPFSRLFAHLSLGARSVAGQVFALQAVLVLVLITAAASALFFQARYDSQRDARNRSLAAAEAFAHAPGLPAALESPDPTAVLQPLAEGARRASGVDFIAVMTTDGIRYTDSRPELIGQRATGDLSRAAAGQAFTETFQGKPSDVVRAVVPVRDSAGAVVGLVATGIEVENVGDVVEGQLPLLLGAATGALILGTGGAALVSRRLRRQTRGLGEAEMTRMNEHHEAVLHAVREGVLIIDAEGRLLLANDEARRLLDLPADAELRHVRDLGLDPTTAALLASGRAATDEVHRAGDRLLAVNVRPTKPYGGRPSGTVTTLRDSTELAALSGRAAVARDRLQLLYDAGVRIGTTLDVVRTAEELSEVAVPRFADFVTVELLEPVLRGEEPGGGTHTEMRRAAISGIRVDSPLQPVGDVIRFVVPTAPMATALDAGRAVLAADLTAAFGWRAQDHDGTRVALDYGLHSLISVPLQARGVVLGMANFWRADTPEPFDDEDLSFAEELAARAAVSIDNARRFTREHAVAVTLQRSLLPRVLPDLSAVDVAFRYLPAKAGVGGDWFDVIPLAGARVALVVGDVVGHGVHAAATMGRLRTAVHNFSTLDMPPDELLGHLDELIDRIDQDESSADEDSGEGESSSVTGATCLYAVYDPVSGRCAVASAGHPGPALVGADGRVEYPELPIGLPLGVGGMPFEAVELQLPEASRLVLFTDGLLEDRDRDFDTGLDLLTEALSRPDRSPDQACSDVLSALLFPAPSDDIALLIADTRRLPAERIAEWEVFPDPSDVSRVRRAGSAQLTAWGLGDVTFTAELILSELITNAIRYGTPPIRVRLLRDRTLICEISDGSSTSPHLRYAATTDEGGRGLFLVAQYAERWGTRYTDRGKVIWAELPLTGAAEPAPPAVLDLDALEDLAW